ACtgagagatgagcgggaccacctggttttccgcaatctacgaccctgtatagaagctttccatgggGAATCCACAGCACGCcaggttcgtggtatgctgccttcaaagtaCGGATTGTAGTTGTACGGATATGAGCTTGGCCACGCTCATAGTCGTAATCTACAGCGCAAACTTTAAAGGGACAAGCactgaggaagaaaaacataagaGTGAGTGCGACTTTTATCAGACAATGTTGACCTCACCCATGTACAGCTTCTTCCCTAAGATTTGTTTGATTAGAAGTAATTCCCCCATAAATAGTTCAATACGTTCAAGTAAAGTAAAGGTACGCATACGGCGTCTATTTGTGTGTGAAATAGAATCCAGTGATAAACCAGTTCCATGGCGCTGCGTTTCTCCTTTTATTTAGTACTTCCAAAGTATTCACTAGAATTGAGAAGACTTCTGGATGTATGATGTAttaattctaaaatttgttAGGATACTAATTGTTctctcatttcaaaaatataaaatatataaataaaaatatataaaaaaatatgttctttcttttttcatcgtaACACAACTCCTTGTATGACTATTTTCAGGTGAATGAAGTTGTAGAGGATAAGGATGACTTGAATATGTCCTCTGATGCTCTTGGGAAAATTATGTCTAATCCTCAACCGGTATGTTTTCAACGtttccagttctttttctgaGAATATGGGATTCGTATATTTCTACGCtactttgaaaacattttatgCAATTAATCATAGTGAAAATATATAAACGAGTAGTTTCCATTTTTACATATGAGAAGATAATAAATTACTTCAGCATGTGTAGTTTTCATCCATTGCTCTTGAACATTCTCCTTTATTCCATTTTGCCTGGCAAACATATCGGGGAGTAGATCATATTCGATCTTTTCGAGTTCTATCCTTATGACTAAGCATATTTTCATACGCTTGCGAATTCAACCGTCGCCTTCTTTAATTCTAGGTACGACAAAAAATTATCAATATTAAGAAGGACGATCTAGAGATGATTATGCACGAATTAGAGCTCCCTAAggtattttatttgaattttattgcCATAAGTGCAAGTAAAATCCTCTCGACAGTTACCCGGTTGTCTTCAGAGCGTTGTAGAGAAGAAATTAATCGAAGTGAATGGTGATCCAATAGCAGCAATGAAAAGCTTTATGGGATTCGATCCGTAACATAGTCATGTGCTTCAAGTGTTCTGTTGTTGGTTTGTTGATTAATATTGACTGTTTCACTGTTACAATGTACAGTAATCAAAtgaattttacattttccatTGCTTCAGTTTTTTAGAGTAGCATTTTGAACGTTGTATTATCTGTTCTTATTGGTAATTTTGGAAAACGTTAAAGGTTCAGAGAAACATTCCCGAGGGCTTCAGTTTTGATTAAGATGGGATTTTGCATGTACATAGATAGATAGGCATTTGGGtttttaaagttgtttttgAATGCTTCAGGTTACAGGCGATTCCATCGGAGAATTTCGGTCCTGAGAGGGCAGTTTCGTagctaggatttttttaaaacttttattctTGCCAGATATCGCACAAATATGTAGCGAAGTCGTTCAAGTCAGTCTGCCGATTTAGACCTCAAACTCAAACACCTCAAGCTCTGTTTCTAATCAAATTTACCTACTAcataaattttgtgatacgctgcatCGAACCTGTTAAGTTCAGCGGATATGTTGTGATTGCTGAGATTCTGATGTTTGGCGACAAATGTGTGTGGTGATGTTCATTTGAAAAGTTGTCGATTTCCCTAACAGGTTGCTTAATGGATTCTATACTTTTCTATTCAATACTGTCATTGGTTCTCCTACTCCAGGTCATTTTTGTGACCTATTTGATCTACTCATTTGCTGCCCACTTACACGAATTGGTGTGGCAAGATCTGTGTAGACGTCAGTTCGCGCTGAACACAATCTACTTCCACGAAATGCAAATGAGCCGTTTTTGGGCGAATCCGGAGAATTGATCTGTATTCTCATTTCCAATCAATAAACCGCTTAAGTTTCATAGGTTTTGCACTCGTAACAATAACCACTTAACTAAAACAAGGAGACTGAGGAGGTTTAAGCAGTAGTTAAAATCAATGCAGCAGTAGGGTCAAAGAGAGAGGGAAGAGGGAGCATTTAATAGGCGGATCTCGAAAAATAGAGAATGTAAGGCTAATAACAACTTTAGATCAAccagagagaaaagaagaatgatgtAATCTCGAGACGGCTATAGTAACGCTCTATGAATTTGTCGTCAATCAATAAACGGGATGAGCTTTTTTGTCCATGTGTTGTTCTAAACATCAAAGTAAGAtagcaaaattaaataaatatatatatatatatatctaaaAGATGAGAGAGTAGTTATGCAAAGAAGACAACAATTTGAGAACCTAGGTGAACTGTTCTAGGAATGGGCAATGTATCACTCATCCGACACTAGAGACATTCTGTTCACTATTGCAGACAGATTCAGGTACAATGCGCAGCTGCACTAATGTTGAGTTACGTTACGTTGTTACGATAACTTCACCAACGCAGGTACACTTAGGAACGGAGTAGTTAGGGGATAGTCGGATGTTGAAGCAATTGATGAGCAAACATAGCTTGTTCTACAATAATTTTCTAGGTAACGTAGTTCCAGCTACAATTAACTCGTAGTTCGAATATAAAAAAGTTACTCAAAATTACATTACAGTGTAGAATGCGCAGCTATCTTGCGTATTCTGTTTCTCTGTGCTCCGGAccaaattcttttgaaaggaTGAATTTTGCTGGGAAAACACAGATCTTGGcattattttcaatatttatttgagGTTTTTGTGACATTTCTTGAAGAACGTCGATTGGCAAAGTAATCAAGTGCTCATTAGTGAAACAGATGCAAATATATACATAATGAAGCAAATCCGGTATCACTTCACTCCACCCGAACTAAAACagttaaaaatacaaaactgGTGACTACCAGCTCAAATTCTGTCGCAATTCATGCAGGACGTCCATTACAATCCCGACATTCATACTTAAGAAGTTCATACTAGTTTCGATCACTCCAAAAATATGCGTGGAAGCTGCTTCATCGCTAAGATCTAATCTCAGTCGTTCCTCCAcctaaaaaagggaaagaaatgcagaagaaatttGCATGCAACTGTGGCAATATCAAGAACTTATCTTAAAAACAGCTTTGTCCCGTTCTTCCGAAATATTGTGAATACCGGCATCAAGCATAAGTGAgaacaaattcaaaatcaCATTAGCATGTCTTCGCAGTATACGGTAAGCGGAGTCACAGTGCATGCAAAAATGTCGAAAATGATCACTAAAATGACCAAGAGGAAAATATGTACTTGCACGCTCCGCAAGATGTTGGTGAAAAAACGTCTCTCTCCCCTTAATTCCGTTTCATATGTAATCTCAATTTAGTTTCTGGCATGCTGGTATGCGTATCTCGCCACGTtgttacaaagaaaaaaggagtttcCCCATCCAGATCCTTGGATGGGGAAActccttctttctttgtaaCGAAACTTGAGAGTGAAATACTGATTTAGAAATAGATTATAGAAATACACACACCTTTTAATTCCTCCCATTGCTTGTAACATTTCACTCGTCAGCTTCATCGGTGGTGGTAGCGGTTTTGGATCACGGCCAAGTATGAATCCAAAGTCCACGTGAAATAGTCGACCATTTTCGCAAAGAAGTAAATTATCAAGATGTCGGTCGCCAACTCCAAGGACGTAACACATCACACAGTATCTAACAAAATTCCAGTTTAACCGACATGATCTATTTCTTTTACCGTTAGACAAGGCTAGGATAAGAAACGATACTGGAACAGTAGAggacaagaaaaagagaaacatctTTGCATAATTTAAATCAAACAGTGAAAACaagttgaataaataaaaaatagcgAATAGATGCGACAGACCCAGCTAATGATCTCACGTAGTTGTCTACCACATCTGCCTCAATACCCAGTGGACCGTTCGCATCCGGACGGGCTTCTTTCATTGCTTCCTAGAGCACCACCTGCTACTAATTAACTCAACAGATAACAATCATGAATAGGTACTTCGGTCCTTAAAACTCGTGCTGAATTACTTGAAGCCTACCTTTATGCTGTCTGTATTGTAACGTTTGTAAGTGTTTATAACTTCTCGGAGTGGTCTTGCTTTTACGAATTGTACAAATCCTTCGTTGACACCGGTAGACAAGACCTGTCGTATGAAGGAGCCAAGTAATTTcggaatagaaaataaacgtCATAGagggaaaaatacaaaacactATGAGGTTTTATAAGATTAGTAGCCATTGACTGAATCGTTAAATATAATCTACATCTAAATCTCACAGCATACGGCGTCAATTTCAAATCAAGCTGGTCTTTTTTGAAGAGACTATCCATTAGACGGAACATTTGTATGACTAGTTGGTCCTGCCTGGAATGATTGGTATGAGTCCAGCCCGCCaatttcttcagattttccttttttcaaatttcttccaaaacttTTCCTTTCTAGGAAAATAGGACTCCTCATCTCAAAAGGAAACGTGgcaaaaactaggaaaactTCAGTCTTCTACTCtaatcttatttttgaaatattctatGTTACGAACAAAATTCCAAGGAAATCATTGTTAACACGCCAAAGAGGTGTGCATTATTCGttccaataaatttttattaatctcTCCTAGCTTTGTTGAGTAATATTGAATAAACTCCAGGCTTCAGGTAAAAAATACGGAGAAATCACTAACCTTAGGTCATCTCCTTGTTTAAAGATCACCGTATACTCTTTATTGGTGTCTGTACCAGTTACGGTTCGAAAAGTCAATTTCACTGGCATCATGGCGCTGTTGAACAAGACAGCCGAGTCAGGTAGCACCCCAGCAAGCCTGAATATCCAAATCCTTATTCTCATGAGAATCAAAAGCACCGCAAATATATACTTCGATGGATTAGCTTAGTTTCGCAGTGCGACGAAGGCAGTAGTTATATGCATAATTGCCAACCTCACGCTAGGATCCAGAGGAAGGTGTAGGCCTCGTAACTCCTTCATATGTCTAGCATTGCTCAGTAAGGTGCATAGTGCAGTTTGGCGTAGATCACGACGACTATGTTTGGTTTTTGCTTCTTGCATTAGCACTTTAAGATCTT
The Necator americanus strain Aroian chromosome I, whole genome shotgun sequence genome window above contains:
- a CDS encoding hypothetical protein (NECATOR_CHRI.G3607.T1), whose amino-acid sequence is MDSILFYSILSLVLLLQVIFVTYLIYSFAAHLHELVWQDLCRRQFALNTIYFHEMQMSRFWANPEN
- a CDS encoding hypothetical protein (NECATOR_CHRI.G3606.T1), whose protein sequence is MADKDEVLEEDAKQNDKHNWGAADLKKVNEVVEDKDDLNMSSDALGKIMSNPQPVRQKIINIKKDDLEMIMHELELPKSVVEKKLIEVNGDPIAAMKSFMGFDP